The Thermodesulfovibrionales bacterium region GGAAGAGAGAGAATCCGGAAAGGTGCGGAATCGCCGTGTTCACATGGCGAACGAGCGGACCTTCCTTGCGTGGATAAGGACGAGCATCGCGATTATGGCCTTCGGTTTTGTCGTCGAGAGGTTCGCCCTGTTTGTGAGGCAGATGGCCTATATTTTGGGGAAGGCGACTTCAGGCGCTGCGGAGGTCGAGCCCGGCGCCCATGGATATTCGTCAATCCTGGGGATATTCCTTGTCGGACTCGGCGCATTGATGGGAGTTCTCTCGTTTGTAAGATACAAGAAGATCGAACGACAGATTGATGAAGACAGGTACCAGCCGTCACTCATCCTCGATACCCTGTTGGCCATATCGGTACTCGTAATCGCGGTCTTCCTCATAATATACATCGTCCATAGTATCTAAGTATCTAACCGAGATCCATCCGTCTTCTTTTTCGGAGTCGACATCCGCTTCTCGGCAAGAGAGTGGCCGTCTGTGGGTATTTCAACGGCGTTGCCCTAAAATCACTTCTTCAGATCAAGTGCTTGCGGTCCGAACCGGCCAATATCCCCGACTCTTGCCTGCAGATCATAAGCCGGTCCGCAAAGTTTAGGAATTATCTGGGTTAGTCTCCAGGCATTAGCTGATTGGCCTTGAGAGGCCTGTAGGTTCTTGACGAGGCGACGCAGGAGGTGCTATAGTGTTATCAATAAAGAAATCGTAACACTATGGGCGTCATCAGATTTGGGATATCACTCGAAAACCCCCTCCTTGAGAGGTTTGACGACCTCATTGAGAAAAAGGGTTATGCAAGCCGGAGCGAGGCCATCAGGGACCTCATCAGGGATAGTCTCGTCACGGAGGAATGGGAGTCCTTTGCCACAGAGACGGTCGGGACAATCACCCTCGTCTATTCCCATGACACAAGGGAATTAACCGATACCCTTACGGACCTCCAACATCATTTCCATAACGCCATCATCTCTTCCATGCACATTCATCTTGACGAACACAACTGCCTTGAGGTGATTGTCGTGAAAGGCAAGGCAAAGGATATCAAGACGATAGGAGACAGACTGATAGGGACAAGGGGAGTGAAGCACGGCAAACTGACCGTGACGACAACCGGAAAACACCTGAAGTAATTTTTTTTGGTTTCATGGTAACACCAATTGAATAAAGGTAACACTAATTAAAAGGAGGATTCGGGTTATGCGTTTGGGTCATCGCACAGTGACTGTTCCATATTATGTCGGGCTGGTTGCACTACTCATGAGCTTTTTTTTTGTCTCCTTTGCCTTCGCCGGAGGGATACAGACACTGGACGTAGTGGAGGTAACGGACTCCACGGAAAATCTTGTCGGAACCGCAGACTCGGCAAATGAGGGGACCGTTCCGCGGGAGCAGATTGAGGCCCGCCCGGTGTACCGGATAGGGGAGCTGATGGAGGTGACCCCGGGGCTGATCGTCTCTCAGCACAGCGGCGAGGCAAAGGCAAACCAATACTACCTCCGGGGAATGAACCTCGACCACGGTACGGATTTAAGGATCACCGTTGACGGCATGGTGGTCAACGAGCGCACTCACGGGCATGGGCAGGGGTATGCCGATCTGAATTTCATGATACCGGAACTCATCAGCAGCCTGCAGTACAGAAAGGGGCCGTACTATGCCGCTTACGGAGACTTTGCCTCTGCCGGCGCCGTAGACATCAACTACGTAAACTCCCTGCCTAAGGGGATCGCAAGCGGAACCGTGGGGCAGGATAACTACCAGAGGGCCCTCCTTGCCGATGCATTCAAAGTCGGACCCGGAAATCTGCTCTTTGCTCTGGAAGCCGTCCACAGTGACGGTCCCTGGGATAATCATGAAGACCTGAGAAAGTATAACGGAGTGCTGCGCTATAGCGTTAGGGACGAACAGAACGGCTTCAACATTACCGCTATGGCATACAACGGAAAGGATAACGCGACCAATCAGGTTGCAGAACGCGCCGTGGGTGAAGGACTGATTTCACGCTTCGGTACCCTGAACCCCACCGATTATGTGGATGCGACCCGGTACAGTCTCTCCGGCGCATGGCAGCGCACCGTGGGTAATTCCATCACCAAAGTCAATGCATATACGATCGTCAATCATCTTGCCCTGTTTTCCGATTTTACCTATTTTCTCAACGACCCTGTCAACGGCGACCAGTTCGAGCAGTCCGACAGGCGTGTCACAAACGCAGTGAATGCCAGCCAGACCTGGCTCTCCACCTGGGCTGGGCGTCAGATGGAAAATACCATCGGCCTTCAGTTACAAAACGACAATATCTTTGTCGGCCTCGACAATACCAAAGACCGGCAGGTCCTTTCGGTGGTACGGTTTGACCACGTTGTTGAGAACAGCGCGGGACTGTATTTCGAGAACAGCCTCCAGTGGTTTGAAAAATTTCGCACGGTGGCGGGAATACGGGGCGACTTCTACCACTTTAAAGTTGCCAGCGACAACCCCGCAAACTCAGGGACAAAGAATGATAGCATCGCAAGCCCGAAGCTGAACATGATATTCGGGCCCTGGGTCAAGACCGAGTTCTTCATCAATCTGGGCGAAGGGTTCCACAGCAATGATGCCCGGGGTACCACGATAACAGTAGTGCCGGGGACAGGAGTCGACGCGAACCTTCCCGCGCAAAAGGTTACGCCCCTGGTGCGCTCAAAAGGATATGAAACAGGGGCGCGCACCGCGATCATCCCGGGACTTCAGAGCTCTTTAACCTTCTTCGTTTTGAAATTCGACTCGGAGTTGGTATTTGCCGGAGATGCAGGCACCACAGAGGCGGGCAGGCCCAGCCGCAGGCGGGGTTTTGAATTCGCGAATTACTACAAACCAACCCCCTGGCTCACCATAGATGCCGATTTCGCTTACACGTGGGCTCGCTTTACGGAGCCGGACCCCGATCCTTCCGTGCATGGTGACCATATCCCCGGTGCACCGGAAGGAGTGGGCTCGTTCAGCGCAACCGTAGACAATCTCGGACCCTGGTTCGGCAGTTTGCAGTTGCGCTATCTCGGACCCCGCCCGCTCATCGAGGACAACAGCGTGCGCTCAGGTAGTTCCACGACGCTGAACGGCAGAATAGGCTATAAATTCACCAAAAACCTGATGGCCTATCTTGAAGGGTTCAATATCCTCGACGCCAAGGTCAGCAACATTGATTACTATTATACCTCCAGATTGCCTGGAGAGCCTGCTGAAGGGGTGGCCGATATCCATTTCAAGCCGATGGAGCCGCGCACCTTCCGGATAAGTGTAATATATAATTTTTAGAGAAGGCGAAAAACGTAAAAGGAGTTTGGTCATGGAAGAGCTGTATAATTCATTCAAGGCGCTGCAATTCGGCGGTGTGACGATATATCCACTCCTGCTTTTGGGTGTGATGGCGCTGGTCATCATCCTCGACAAGGCATTTGTATACTGGCGGTATGTCAGGCTCTCGGCCTCCCTGCTGAAGCTGCTTGAAAAATACCGGTTTGCCTGGTCCGACCTTGAGCAGCAGATGGCAGTCCTTGTCCCGGGAAATTACTTCGGTCGCTTCTTTCAAGCAATACTCGATAACCGAGCAAATCCGGCATGGTGGGTTGAGTCCCGTGCAGCGGATGAAGCCCTCCTGATAGAAAAGGCTCTGAACAGGGGACTGTGGGTATTGGAAACTATTGTAACAGCCGCACCCTTACTCGGGCTGGTAGGGACTATCATCGGCATGATGGGCTCATTCAGGTTGATCGGTGGAAGCGGGTTGGTAAACCCGACGGGAATAACCGCCGGAGTGGCCCAAGCCCTGATTGCAACGACGCTCGGCCTTATCATCGCACTTATTGCGCTGTTTGCATTCAACTTCTTTTCATATCTGCAGTCCAGGACCATGGACGAGATGGAACGCCTCGGCACACGCCTGGTGGACCACATACGGATGGACCAGGAAAAGAACGGGACTGCAGCATGAAGATACGCAGGTCCCGGCGGTCCAGGCGCGGCCGGATAGAAATTATTCCCATGATCGACGTGATGTTCTTTCTCCTGGCGACCTTTATGCTCGCATCACTCTCACTTCAGAATCTCCATTCCCTGCCGGTGAACCTGCCCCAGGGCAAGGCGGCGCCGATCCGGGCCAGGGGTCCCGTCACTCTCACCATCACCAAAGATGGGGCAATTCTGCTGGACAGCACCCCTGTGAGTCTGGAGAGCCTATCCGGAACCCTGAAGTCGATGCTCAGGAGCCCGAATGACCACATCATTGTTGCCGCAGACAGCAAGGCATCTCACGGCGTCGTTGCCCAGGCCATGCTGCGTGCCAGGGCAGCCGGGGCAGAGCATTTCATTATCGCCGTAAAATATAATGAGTAACAATCCTCCGGCATCACAACTTCTTGACATTGATAACCCCTGGCGTCGCCTTCCATGTGTCATGCCGGCGGCCCTTCTCATCTGGGTGGGACTGCTCTGGGGATTCGGCTTCATAACAGGGCGAATGACGGAGCACGTTGAGCCGCCAAACAGCATAGACGCACAGATTATCGAGATGAAAATGCCGGAAAAACGTATTGTTGTTCCTGTGCAGCCGGTGAGAAAGGCTGTGTCCAGAACGGCTCCGTCCCAAATACCGGCCCCAATGCGACAACCCGTAACTCTGGGAGACACCCAGTCGAAGCCTGCAGAAAAGCCTGTCATGCAGCCGGCGCTTCCCTCAACTCCTGCCGTTTCACTTCCTGAAACAAATCTGCCTGCCGGCAATCAACCGTCATCAGTGCTCATTCCGCCACGAGGCACGTCAGAACGCGGTATGCTGCCCAAGGGTACGACAGGTGAGTCTATCTCCCCTCCACAATTTGGCGCCGCGTATTTGAATAATCCAAAACCTCTTTATCCCGCTTCTGCGAGACGAATGGGAATGGAAGGGACTGTTATGCTAAAAGTCTTGGTAAGTCGAGATGGAGGTGCGGTCAAAATTGAGATAGCTCAGTCTTCCGGGCACGAAATTCTGGATAAGGCGGCTGCTGAAGCAGTGAAAAACTGGCGTTTTGTACCGGCACGACAGGGAGATTCTCCGCTGGAGGAGTGGGTACAGGTGCCTGTGGCATTTCGTTTGAAAAAATGATTACTGTGGTAACATGGGGATGTAAATGCATATACCTGATGGTTACCTGAGTCCTCAAACATATGTGCCTCTTTATGGAGCATCTTTTGTATTCTGGTCAGTTGCTCTCAAGAAGATAAAGAAAGAGCTTTCTGCAAAGCATGTTCCCTATCTCGCGATGGCGGCGGCCTTCTCTTTTCTTATCATGATGTTCAACGTGCCGATCCCAGGCGGGACCACAGGCCATGCTGTCGGCGGCGGAATCATCGCCATCCTTTTGGGTCCGTGGACAGCAGTGATCGCCGTATCCGTCAGCCTGATAGTTCAGGCTATTGTATTCGGGGACGGGGGGATAACGGCTATCGGCGCTAACTGTTTCAATATGGCAGTGACAATGCCCTTTGTATCTTATTGGGTTTTCAAACTCATAAGAGGAAATGCCGTCACCGGCGCAAGGCTCAATATCGCAGCCTTTCTATCCGGCTATGTCGGGCTTTCTGTGGCAGCAATAATTACAGCGATCGAATTCGGGATTCAACCCATGATCGCAAGCGGGCCTGACGGAAGACCGCTCTATGCGCCTTACCCGCTGTCGGTGGCTCTCCCGGCAATGGCATTGGAACATATGTTGTTATTCAGCGTCGTTGAGGGTGTCGTTACTGTTTTATTATTCAAATATTTCGCTAAGCATGAGCCCGATCTGATATATGCGTTAACTGAGAAGGAGGCATGAGATGACACAATCACAGAAGAAACTCTGGATAGGTCTTTTCATTATGGCGCTTCTTACGCCTATAGGGGTCATCCTGCCTGAAAAATTCAAGGCCGGCGGCGCCTGGGGCGAGTGGGGGCCGGGGGAGCTCGAAAAACTTCTCGGTTACGCGCCTGAAGGATTAAAGAGATTGGCCGACCTCTGGAAAGCGCCTCTCCCCGATTACAACTTCGGCGGAGAAGGCGCTTCCATGACCGTTCAGGTGATTTCTTACATAGCGTCAGGTCTTATTGGAATACTGGTGGTGGGTCTTGTGATATATGTAATTTCGCGGGTAATTGCAAAAGATGAAAAGTAAGATACCTTCATTTCTTTTGGAGAGGCCCTCCTCTGGTTCCTTCACGCCAGGTGAGGGGAGCCTTAAAATCCCTTTTATTGAGAGGGGCATACACCATCTGGCGGATGTCATCAAGACCGGATACATCCAGTGGGAAACTGCCTCAAAGGACAACTTCTTTCAGAGGATCGATCCCCGGATAAAAGTCCTCTTCCTTCTTTATTTCATAATTATCGTAAGTCTGAAAAAGGACATTCTTCCGGAAGTTTTGACAGGTGTCTTTATTTTCATTCTCATGCTGATTTCCCGGCTGAATATCTTGAGCCTCTACAAACGGGTTTTCTTCATCGGCTTCTTTTTTGGTTTTCTCGTTGCGCTTCCCTCTTCATGCAATGTCATCACAAGGGGTGAGCTGATTCTTCCGATAATTCACCTGTCAAGACCTTATGATTTTTGGGTCTACCGGATACCACAGGAAATTGGTTTCACAAGAGAAGGACTTTACGGTCTCATAATGCTTACCTTTCGGGTCATGAACTCGTTGGCGCTCTCTTTCTTTGTGATATATACAACTCCCTTCCCCGAGATAATGAAAGCCCTCAAGGTCCTGAAAGTGCCCGACGCCTTTATCATGATAATAACGCTTTCCTACAAGTACATGTTCATATTTGCAAAGACGGTTGAAGACATGCACCTTGCAAAGAAAAGCAGATTGGCCGGGCATACGAGCGATAAAGAGGCCCGGCAATGGATAGCAGGAAGAATCGCCTTCATGTTCAAGAAGACCCGGAAAAGGTGCGAAGAGATCTTCGACGCCATGTTGAGCAGGGGCTTTTCTGAAGACATTAAAATATATGGTGTGAGAAAGTTTTTTCCGCGTGACTGGTATGCTGGCGCAGTCCTCTTCCTGGCCGGTATCCTGTTTTTGTGGATGTGAGGTTATTATGGAAGATATCATAAGTCTAAGAGAGATAAGCTACAGTTATTATGGCAAGATCCCCGCTGTCTGTGACATAAGCCTTGGCATCAAAGAGGGAGAGAGATTTGCCATTATCGGAGCCAACGGGAGCGGCAAGTCTACTCTCCTGCAGATCATGAACGGACTGATACGGCAATCTGAGGGGAGTTATTTTTTCAGAGGGAATGAGATAACACCGCAGACCTTAAGGGACAAGGGCTTTCTGCGGTTCTTTCGAGGGTGTGTCGGCTATGTGTTCCAGGACTCGGATGTTCAACTCTTCTGCCCCACCGTCCTCGATGAGCTCCTCTACGGCCCTCTTCAATTGGCGATTGATGAAAAGAAGGCATTGGAGAGGGCGTTTGAGATCATGCAGATGCTGAATATAGAGAGCCTGAAAGACAGACCTTCCTACATGCTCTCAGGAGGCGAGAAGAAGCGGGTCGCCATTGGTTCGGTGCTGACCATGAACCCGGAAGTCTTGCTCCTCGATGAGCCAACAAATGGCCTTGACCCCAGAACTCAGTGTTTCCTCGTCGAGCTGCTCCTTGCCCTCCATGAGGCGGGCAAGACGATCGTGGTCGCGACGCATGACCTGTCCTTGGTTGATGAACTCCATGCGCGGGTTGCCGTCCTCTCGGAGGATCACCGAATCGTGGCAACAGGGAATGCCCACGATATCCTGAGGGACGACCAGCTGCTCCTGAATGTGAATCTTATCCATGAGCATATCCATTTTCACGGGTCTTCTTCCCACAGCCACCTTCATTCTCACTATCTCTTCCACCGGCACCAGAATAGCGAATAATCCGTAACATCATCGCCTATTCACTCACGGTCAGCTGAAGAGCCTTCCCTGGTCTCTCCTCAGTTGAGCTATACACTCTTCGGGGAAAGAAAAGACATTCTTAAAAACCCTGTTCATGAGAAAGACCAACTGGCGGAATTTGTAAGCGTCATGGTGGGAGTCTCCCTTTTGTTCGGACATGCGCCAGCTCTCCTTGTCTGATATGCGAAGCTCTACCCCCAGCGTGTGCTGCTGGGTCTTCTTCCCGATGCGGTCTCTCTTCTCGTATATTGGTGTCCCCGGCACCATGATTTCATTCGTATCGGCGGTACGGTGAATCGGCAGGGAAAAATTTATTTTACACTGGAACTTTTTGTGACCCGCTGAAGAATGCCGGTTCTTTGCAGCATTCACGCTCAGCGCCTCAAAGAATTCCCTCGCATTGACGAGCAACGCTTCTTCACCTGGCATGTCGTTGCTCCCCTCGCTTTGAGCAAGACTGATCATGAGTCTCCGCACAGCCTCCCTCATGCTTTCCGGGTCATCGAAGAGTGTCTGCGTTATGGAATGTGAGGTGGTGTTTTCCTGGAGTATGACGCCCCGCTTCTGGAGGGCATGAAAGAGCTTGAGCGTGTCGTCCCTGCTCCTCAGGATGAAGGTGATCGCCAGGATATCCCTGATATCATAAGCCTCGCCTTCCAGGTCTTTCCCCAGTTTGGTGACCATACTTTCGGGGCTCTTCAACCTTGCCTTAATCTCCACAATGTCGACCTCGACGCCGTCGCCGCTATCGAAGCACAGACATCCCCTCTCCGTATCGAAGGTCATTGACTCTTTCAGTTTATGGAAGAACGTGGAGATTTTGACGAAGGCCCTCCTTGCGGACTCGCTTTCGGGGAGACGTCCCGGATTCTCCCAGTCGTAATGATAGAGGTCATGAAGGCTCATGTCCTCCATTTCGATGAAGGAGCCAAGCTGGGCATAATCGTCGATGTCCTGGCTGTCCTCTTCAATAGACTTGATCAGATGGGCCATCTTAAGGAGTGAGCAGGCTGCTTGTTGCCATGGGACGGGGACGTCCATGGTCTTCCTCCTATATCCACGAAAAACATGGGGATATTTTCTCGATGAGGCGAGGAGGAAGAGATGACGGGGGTCTTCATCGACGATCCGCCGGAACTCCCCACCCTTCAAGAGCGCTGCTACTTCTCCGATGACCTGGATGCAATGAAGGTAGAGGCCTTCGTTTTCGGAATGCAAGGCAGCGAGCCTTTCCAGCTGATTCTTAAAAAAGGGGAACATCGAATCGAAGAAATAGCTGTAAACCCGCTCAATATACTTTTGCGCCCTTTCTCTCTCACTCGCAAGCAATTCGTCATGATGAACGTCAAACCCTCGGTTGGCCATCATCTTTGACGCCTGGCACAGGGCTGCTTCATAATTCCAGGCGCGCAATAACAAAAAGGGGGTCATCTCGGCCCTGTCAAGGATAGAACCGAAAATTTCGTGATAGAGTTCCTGGTCTGATGATGTGTCATCCATCGATGATTCTCAGACATGTGCCATGACCGCCTCGTGACAATCCGGCAATCCTGTCCTTAACGAGAATTACTCTATAGCTTATCACAGATGCATCGACTCTGCTTCTCTGACCAGGGTCTTTATGATTTCCGGACAGGCATCCTGCCTGTCGGCACGCCTCACCCTCCTCGTGAGGCTCCCTGTGGCGCTAAACCCTTTCATCGACCGTTCTCCTGCCTTACAAGGGTGCCCCTCCTTCATGGATGGTAAATCATGGTACCATGGGTTCATTGAATTCTTTCGTTAGTGTATCTATAATAGAGAGTGCGGATATCCAAGAAATATCGATACAAAACCATTCTCTTGTCGGTTTTTCTCCTGTCCCTCTTGCCGAACATCGCAGCTTCTGCAGGTTCACTCACCGGTACCGGATGCTCTGTGAGCGTTCCCGGATATCTCTCTGATCTTGCCCTGGAGTATGAAAGAGAGACGGGCGTCAAGATCTTCGTTCTCGGCGGCGGCAGCGTGCGGGGTCTTGCCGACTTGCATGAGGGAAGGGTCGATTTCGCTGCGTCGTGCCAGTCAAAGTCTGCCGAGGATCCCGAGGACTTTGAATATATTCTCGCATCCTGGGATGCCCTAGTCTTCATCGTTCACAAATCGAACCAGGTGAGCTCGATATCACCGGCGCAGGTGAGAGACATCTATGAAGGCAGGATAGACAATTGGAAACGCCTTGGTGGTCCTGATCGGAGACTCATATCCATCATCTCGACCCCCAACGGCATGGGCGGCATTGGGGAAGCGCTCAGCAAGATGGTCCTGAACGGGAAGAGGCCGCTGCAGCAGAAGAATTCCTCTCTCCAGGCTTCTTCCGCTGCCATTTGGGAGCAGTTGGTCGAAGAGATGCCCGAGGGATTTGCGAGCACGGGTTTCGGCAGTGCGAGGAAGCGTAATGTGAAGATGCTGAAGGTGAACGGTGTCCTCCCTACGAAGGACAATATCATATCAGGTAAATATCCCTTCAGAAGGCCCCTTTACATCGTAATCAGAAAAGACGCTAAGCCCGAAGTCAGAAAATTCGCAGCATTTGTCACAAGCAGGAAAGGCCAGGCACTGATATCCTCGTACGGCATGCCGTCGCTGAATGATCTGAAGTGAGACTCTCCGTAACAACAAAAGTGACCGCCCTCGTTGCTGTTGCAGTCATTTCCATGAGCTCCGTAAGCACCTATCTCTACATATCGGCACAGAAAAGGGGCATCGAGAGGGAAGTCACGGCAAGGGGAATTGCTTTGTCAGAGGCCCTTTCGAGGTCAGTGAGTGAGGGGCTCGCAGAGGAAAATCTGAACCTCATAAGACAGGTTGAAGATATTGTCCATACAAAAGACGTAATTCTTACCCAGGTATTCTCGAGTTTATGGCTTGACGTAGCCTCTGTTCCTTTTGATCAACTGAACGTTCCCCCGGACCCCGCTGCTGTTGAGTATTTCAAAGCCCGCAAGGGAGGGCACAGCCCTTTTTCCAAGAGTGTGGGTTCCTCGATTGATATCTATAAGCCCGTATTTTTGGAGTCCCATGATACCGGGATTCCCGATCTTCTTATCGGCTACGTGCGGTTGAAGATCTCGACCAGGGAGATCAAGGAAACCATTGAAAAAGCGGTTGTGATGAACATGTTCGTTGCGGCCTTATTGACGGTTCTTGCGATTGTCGTCCTGAATTCGATTATCGGGAAATATGTCCTCGGACCTGTCCTGAACCTCCATAAGTCGATTTCGAAGCATAAAGGGGGTGAGTTTCCGGAAATGGTCCCGGTAGGTACGAGGGACGAAATAGGCGAGCTTTCTTCGGAATTTAACGAAATGAGCCGGGTCCTCAGGGAACGGGAGGAGCGGCTCAGTGAAGAAAAAGAACGTCTTGCGGTGACCCTCGGCAGTATCGGTGACGGCGTGATCGTCACCGATGGTGAAGGCATCATCACCCTCATGAATACCATGGCAGAACGCTTTACGGGATGGTCTTCGCAAGAGGCGATCGGCAGAAGGCTGTCGGAGGTTCTTTCCATTGTCGACAAGAGCAGCCGGGAACGGTGTGACGATCCCGTGAACAAAATCAAAGAACGGGGACTCATCACAGGACCTTCGAAAAATTCCGTTCTCATCAGAAAGGACGGATCCGAGATCATCATCGAGGAAAGCGGCGCTCCTATCAGGGACAGGGACGGAGAAATTGCGGGGACGGTTCTCGTGCTCCGCGATGTGACCGAGCGCAAGATGGCCGAGGATGCCCTCTATGCGTCAGAGAAGAAATTCAGGGACTTGCTCGAGACGATACACCTCGCGGCCGTGATCCTTGATTGCGATGGCATTATAATCTTCTGCAATGACTACCTCTTTCGTCTCACCGGCTGGTCAACGGATGAAGTGCTCACCAAGAACTGGTTTGACCTCTTTTTCCCTGAAGACGTGAGAGAATCTGAGAAAACAGTCTTCAGGGCGAACATTGAGCAAGGCGCCATGCTGCACCATGAGAACCAGATCCTCACGCGCGACGGCGCCTTCTTGCATATGGTTTGGGACGTTGCTGTTTTGTATGGCTCTGCGGGCAGGGCGACAGGGATTGCAGGCATCGGCATTGACGTTACGGAGCAGCGTAAGCTTGAGGAACAGCTGAGGCAGGCGCAGAAGATGGAGGCGATCGGCCACCTCGCCGGAGGGGTGGCACATGATTTCAACAATATCCTCACGGCCATCATCGGTTATGGGAGCCTCCTCCTCAACAAAATACCCGCGGATAACCCTTCCCGTGCCTATGTTGATCACATTCTCGCCGCATCTGAGAGGGCCGCCAATCTCACACAGAGTCTCCTTGCCTTCAGCAGGAAGCAGATCTTGAACCCGAAGCCCGTCAATGTGAACGACATCGTATTGGGCATGAAGAAGATATTAGAGAGGGTCATTGGCGAAGATATCGAGATTAAGGTCGGAACGGCGGATTACAACTTAATCGTAAAGGCCGATAAGAGCCAGATAGAGCAGGTGCTCATGAACCTTGCTACCAATGCGCGGGATGCAATGCCCCTGGGCGGAATCTTGACGCTCACTACCGAAGAAGTCGAGATAGACAACCGGTTTATTCAGATGCATCAGTACGGTGAGGCCGGCAGGTACGCCGTTATTTCGGTCGCCGATAACGGTGTGGGCATGGACGAAAAGACAAGGGGGAGCATCTTTGAACCCTTTTTCACGACGAAGGAGGTCGGTAAGGGAACCGGCCTGGGATTGGCGATGGTCTATGGGACGGTGAAGCAGCATAACGGTTTCATCAATGTTTACAGCGA contains the following coding sequences:
- a CDS encoding DUF202 domain-containing protein, whose product is EERESGKVRNRRVHMANERTFLAWIRTSIAIMAFGFVVERFALFVRQMAYILGKATSGAAEVEPGAHGYSSILGIFLVGLGALMGVLSFVRYKKIERQIDEDRYQPSLILDTLLAISVLVIAVFLIIYIVHSI
- the cbiQ gene encoding cobalt ECF transporter T component CbiQ encodes the protein MKSKIPSFLLERPSSGSFTPGEGSLKIPFIERGIHHLADVIKTGYIQWETASKDNFFQRIDPRIKVLFLLYFIIIVSLKKDILPEVLTGVFIFILMLISRLNILSLYKRVFFIGFFFGFLVALPSSCNVITRGELILPIIHLSRPYDFWVYRIPQEIGFTREGLYGLIMLTFRVMNSLALSFFVIYTTPFPEIMKALKVLKVPDAFIMIITLSYKYMFIFAKTVEDMHLAKKSRLAGHTSDKEARQWIAGRIAFMFKKTRKRCEEIFDAMLSRGFSEDIKIYGVRKFFPRDWYAGAVLFLAGILFLWM
- the cbiM gene encoding cobalt transporter CbiM, yielding MHIPDGYLSPQTYVPLYGASFVFWSVALKKIKKELSAKHVPYLAMAAAFSFLIMMFNVPIPGGTTGHAVGGGIIAILLGPWTAVIAVSVSLIVQAIVFGDGGITAIGANCFNMAVTMPFVSYWVFKLIRGNAVTGARLNIAAFLSGYVGLSVAAIITAIEFGIQPMIASGPDGRPLYAPYPLSVALPAMALEHMLLFSVVEGVVTVLLFKYFAKHEPDLIYALTEKEA
- a CDS encoding TonB-dependent receptor; protein product: MSFFFVSFAFAGGIQTLDVVEVTDSTENLVGTADSANEGTVPREQIEARPVYRIGELMEVTPGLIVSQHSGEAKANQYYLRGMNLDHGTDLRITVDGMVVNERTHGHGQGYADLNFMIPELISSLQYRKGPYYAAYGDFASAGAVDINYVNSLPKGIASGTVGQDNYQRALLADAFKVGPGNLLFALEAVHSDGPWDNHEDLRKYNGVLRYSVRDEQNGFNITAMAYNGKDNATNQVAERAVGEGLISRFGTLNPTDYVDATRYSLSGAWQRTVGNSITKVNAYTIVNHLALFSDFTYFLNDPVNGDQFEQSDRRVTNAVNASQTWLSTWAGRQMENTIGLQLQNDNIFVGLDNTKDRQVLSVVRFDHVVENSAGLYFENSLQWFEKFRTVAGIRGDFYHFKVASDNPANSGTKNDSIASPKLNMIFGPWVKTEFFINLGEGFHSNDARGTTITVVPGTGVDANLPAQKVTPLVRSKGYETGARTAIIPGLQSSLTFFVLKFDSELVFAGDAGTTEAGRPSRRRGFEFANYYKPTPWLTIDADFAYTWARFTEPDPDPSVHGDHIPGAPEGVGSFSATVDNLGPWFGSLQLRYLGPRPLIEDNSVRSGSSTTLNGRIGYKFTKNLMAYLEGFNILDAKVSNIDYYYTSRLPGEPAEGVADIHFKPMEPRTFRISVIYNF
- the nikR gene encoding nickel-responsive transcriptional regulator NikR; its protein translation is MGVIRFGISLENPLLERFDDLIEKKGYASRSEAIRDLIRDSLVTEEWESFATETVGTITLVYSHDTRELTDTLTDLQHHFHNAIISSMHIHLDEHNCLEVIVVKGKAKDIKTIGDRLIGTRGVKHGKLTVTTTGKHLK
- a CDS encoding PDGLE domain-containing protein, whose product is MTQSQKKLWIGLFIMALLTPIGVILPEKFKAGGAWGEWGPGELEKLLGYAPEGLKRLADLWKAPLPDYNFGGEGASMTVQVISYIASGLIGILVVGLVIYVISRVIAKDEK
- a CDS encoding biopolymer transporter ExbD, yielding MKIRRSRRSRRGRIEIIPMIDVMFFLLATFMLASLSLQNLHSLPVNLPQGKAAPIRARGPVTLTITKDGAILLDSTPVSLESLSGTLKSMLRSPNDHIIVAADSKASHGVVAQAMLRARAAGAEHFIIAVKYNE
- a CDS encoding energy transducer TonB is translated as MTEHVEPPNSIDAQIIEMKMPEKRIVVPVQPVRKAVSRTAPSQIPAPMRQPVTLGDTQSKPAEKPVMQPALPSTPAVSLPETNLPAGNQPSSVLIPPRGTSERGMLPKGTTGESISPPQFGAAYLNNPKPLYPASARRMGMEGTVMLKVLVSRDGGAVKIEIAQSSGHEILDKAAAEAVKNWRFVPARQGDSPLEEWVQVPVAFRLKK
- a CDS encoding ABC transporter ATP-binding protein, with the protein product MEDIISLREISYSYYGKIPAVCDISLGIKEGERFAIIGANGSGKSTLLQIMNGLIRQSEGSYFFRGNEITPQTLRDKGFLRFFRGCVGYVFQDSDVQLFCPTVLDELLYGPLQLAIDEKKALERAFEIMQMLNIESLKDRPSYMLSGGEKKRVAIGSVLTMNPEVLLLDEPTNGLDPRTQCFLVELLLALHEAGKTIVVATHDLSLVDELHARVAVLSEDHRIVATGNAHDILRDDQLLLNVNLIHEHIHFHGSSSHSHLHSHYLFHRHQNSE
- a CDS encoding MotA/TolQ/ExbB proton channel family protein; the encoded protein is MEELYNSFKALQFGGVTIYPLLLLGVMALVIILDKAFVYWRYVRLSASLLKLLEKYRFAWSDLEQQMAVLVPGNYFGRFFQAILDNRANPAWWVESRAADEALLIEKALNRGLWVLETIVTAAPLLGLVGTIIGMMGSFRLIGGSGLVNPTGITAGVAQALIATTLGLIIALIALFAFNFFSYLQSRTMDEMERLGTRLVDHIRMDQEKNGTAA